From the genome of Bordetella sp. H567, one region includes:
- a CDS encoding efflux RND transporter periplasmic adaptor subunit, whose product MHFAPRRNPKRVAVPLITFTAAALFLAGCGERPQLNPGPPQVSVVTVQPESAPSVADLPGRVDAVRDAQIRARVTGIVQKIVFQQGGDVKENQLLFKIDPAPYKAAYDQAAAQLKQSQADLFSAKALADRYAPLVKANAVSKQEYDNAVASYRQAEAAVAAAKANLQNAAINLGYTNVTSPITGRIGKPLITEGALVEGTSATQMALVQQLDPIYVDFTQSTTDLAALRKAFASGRLQKVGDNAALAEVVLEDGSTYSHKGKLLFTGITVDPSTGQVNLRAEFPNPDTVLLPGMYVRVRLTQGVDDRALLVPQQALQRTPDGLQSLLLVKDGKIDQVSVTTGNAINGRWVVTSGLNAGDVVVVEGFQKVRPGAPVKVSQWAPGQATAAAPGQAGAAAGQAGAASSGAPRQAPAAGAGGEPGKQPAPARPAEQKS is encoded by the coding sequence ATGCACTTTGCGCCTCGACGCAACCCCAAGCGCGTAGCTGTCCCCCTGATTACCTTCACCGCCGCGGCGCTTTTCCTGGCGGGGTGCGGCGAACGGCCGCAACTGAATCCCGGTCCACCGCAAGTCAGCGTCGTCACCGTCCAGCCCGAAAGCGCGCCCAGCGTCGCGGACCTGCCCGGCCGTGTCGATGCCGTGCGCGACGCGCAGATCCGCGCGCGCGTTACCGGCATCGTCCAGAAGATCGTTTTCCAGCAGGGCGGCGACGTCAAGGAAAACCAGCTGCTGTTCAAAATCGATCCCGCGCCCTACAAGGCCGCCTACGACCAGGCCGCGGCGCAATTGAAACAGTCGCAGGCCGACCTGTTCAGCGCCAAGGCGCTGGCCGACCGCTATGCGCCGCTGGTCAAGGCCAATGCGGTCAGCAAGCAGGAATACGACAACGCGGTGGCCAGCTATCGGCAGGCCGAGGCCGCGGTGGCCGCCGCCAAGGCCAATCTGCAGAACGCGGCCATCAACCTGGGCTACACCAACGTGACGTCGCCGATCACGGGCCGCATCGGCAAGCCGCTGATCACCGAGGGCGCGCTGGTCGAAGGCACCTCGGCCACCCAGATGGCCCTGGTGCAGCAGCTCGATCCCATCTACGTCGACTTCACGCAGTCCACCACGGACCTGGCGGCGCTGCGCAAGGCCTTTGCCTCGGGCCGGCTGCAGAAGGTCGGCGATAACGCGGCCTTGGCCGAAGTCGTGCTGGAAGATGGCTCGACTTATTCGCACAAGGGCAAGCTGCTGTTCACCGGCATTACCGTCGATCCCTCGACCGGCCAGGTCAATCTGCGCGCCGAGTTTCCCAATCCGGATACCGTTCTGCTGCCCGGCATGTATGTGCGCGTGCGGCTTACCCAGGGCGTGGACGACAGGGCCTTGCTGGTGCCCCAGCAGGCGCTGCAGCGCACGCCCGACGGCTTGCAAAGCCTGCTGCTGGTGAAGGACGGCAAGATCGACCAGGTGAGCGTCACCACGGGCAACGCCATCAATGGGCGCTGGGTGGTGACCAGCGGGCTGAATGCCGGCGACGTCGTGGTCGTGGAAGGCTTCCAGAAGGTCCGTCCTGGCGCGCCCGTGAAGGTCTCGCAATGGGCCCCGGGCCAAGCCACTGCCGCGGCACCCGGCCAGGCGGGCGCCGCGGCCGGTCAGGCCGGCGCGGCCTCGTCGGGCGCGCCTCGGCAGGCCCCGGCCGCTGGCGCGGGTGGGGAGCCCGGCAAGCAGCCGGCGCCGGCCCGGCCGGCCGAACAGAAGTCGTAA
- a CDS encoding MFS transporter → MSMTAGFPRASSTSLEHDARLTTADHSKVAPGEIAIGVVIGRASEYFDFFVYGIASVLIFPQVFFPFLTRLEGILAAFVIFSFAFIARPFGTALFMAVQRRWGRAAKLTVALFLLGTATAGIAFLPTFNTLGGRAIILLAVFRCLQGLATGGAWDGLPSLLALNAPQERRGWYAMLGQLGAPIGFLLAGGLFLYLHTNLSADDFSDWGWRYPFYVAFAINVVALFARLRLVVTHEYTRLLEEGELEPIPATTLIRQQGYNVFLGAFAALASYALFHLVTIFPLSWLALQSTQSIDAILSIQIVGAFLGILGTMASGWLADRIGRRNTLGALACLIGVFSLCTPWLLDGGTAAQDAFILVGFILLGLSYGQASGTVTANFNRRFRYTGAAFTADFAWLFGAAFAPVVALSLSARFGLVAVSIYLLSGVACTLLALRINRSLELQTRD, encoded by the coding sequence ATGTCCATGACTGCAGGATTCCCCCGTGCGTCCTCGACTTCGCTCGAGCACGACGCCAGGTTGACTACCGCCGATCATTCCAAGGTCGCGCCCGGAGAAATCGCGATCGGCGTCGTCATCGGGCGAGCGTCCGAATACTTCGATTTCTTCGTGTACGGGATTGCGTCGGTACTGATCTTCCCGCAGGTGTTTTTCCCGTTTCTCACGCGGCTCGAAGGCATACTTGCCGCCTTCGTCATATTTTCCTTCGCCTTCATCGCCCGGCCTTTCGGCACGGCCTTGTTCATGGCCGTGCAGCGTCGCTGGGGCCGGGCGGCCAAGCTGACCGTTGCCCTGTTCCTACTGGGGACGGCCACCGCCGGAATCGCGTTCCTGCCCACGTTCAACACCCTGGGCGGCCGCGCCATTATATTGCTTGCCGTTTTCCGCTGCCTCCAAGGGCTGGCGACCGGCGGCGCCTGGGATGGCCTGCCGTCGCTGCTGGCCTTGAACGCACCGCAGGAGCGCCGCGGCTGGTATGCGATGCTGGGCCAGCTGGGCGCGCCCATCGGCTTCCTCCTGGCGGGCGGGCTGTTCCTGTATCTGCACACCAATCTGAGCGCGGACGATTTTTCCGACTGGGGTTGGCGCTATCCCTTCTACGTGGCTTTCGCGATCAACGTCGTCGCGCTGTTCGCCCGGCTGCGCCTGGTGGTCACGCATGAATACACGCGGCTGCTGGAAGAGGGCGAACTGGAACCCATCCCAGCCACCACGCTGATCCGGCAACAGGGCTACAACGTCTTCCTGGGCGCCTTCGCGGCGCTGGCCAGCTATGCGCTGTTCCACCTGGTCACGATCTTCCCTCTGTCCTGGCTGGCCCTGCAGTCCACGCAGTCCATCGATGCCATCCTCAGCATCCAGATTGTCGGGGCCTTCCTGGGTATCCTGGGCACCATGGCCTCGGGCTGGCTGGCCGACCGGATCGGCCGCCGCAATACGCTGGGCGCCCTGGCCTGCCTGATCGGCGTATTCAGCCTGTGCACGCCGTGGCTGCTGGATGGCGGGACCGCGGCACAGGATGCCTTCATTCTTGTCGGGTTCATCCTGCTGGGCCTGTCGTATGGCCAGGCCTCCGGCACCGTGACGGCCAATTTCAACCGCCGTTTCCGCTACACGGGCGCCGCCTTCACCGCCGATTTCGCCTGGCTGTTCGGCGCCGCCTTCGCGCCCGTCGTCGCGCTCAGCCTGTCGGCCCGCTTCGGCCTGGTGGCGGTCAGCATCTATCTGCTGTCCGGCGTGGCGTGCACGCTGCTGGCGCTGCGCATCAACCGTTCGCTGGAGCTGCAGACGCGAGATTGA
- the cyoA gene encoding ubiquinol oxidase subunit II, with product MSSSKLPRRLILLPFVALLALLGGCKAVVMSPSGDIAMQQRDLIIISTALMLIIIIPVIILTLVFAWRYRASNTNATYDPEWHHSTVVELVVWSAPLLIIIALGALTWVTTHRLDPYRPLDRIAEGHELPTNVKPLTVDVVALDWKWLFIYPEEGIATVNELVAPVNRPIQFKITASTMMNSFFIPALAGQVYAMAGMETQLHAVINTAGVYEGFSANYSGAGFSDMRFKFYGMNTADFNNWVQQTREGGGDLTREVYLKLAQPSEKDPVRRYAKVDADLFDAILNRCVESNRMCLKDMMAIDEKGGLGKSGTYNVATDASTRVRLGLAGTPARNYVGAVCTPANPTGSGVLDDRVPL from the coding sequence ATGTCATCCTCCAAGCTCCCCCGCCGACTTATCCTGCTTCCCTTCGTCGCTCTGCTCGCCCTGCTGGGTGGCTGTAAAGCGGTCGTTATGTCCCCTTCCGGGGATATTGCAATGCAGCAACGCGATCTCATCATCATCTCGACCGCGTTGATGCTGATCATCATCATCCCCGTCATCATCCTGACCCTGGTCTTCGCCTGGCGCTATCGCGCGTCGAATACCAATGCCACCTACGATCCGGAATGGCACCATTCCACGGTGGTCGAACTGGTGGTCTGGTCCGCGCCCCTGCTCATCATCATCGCGCTGGGCGCGCTGACCTGGGTCACCACGCACCGGCTGGACCCGTACCGGCCCCTGGACCGCATCGCCGAAGGCCACGAATTGCCCACCAACGTCAAGCCGCTGACGGTCGACGTGGTGGCGCTGGACTGGAAGTGGCTCTTCATCTACCCGGAAGAAGGCATCGCCACCGTCAACGAGCTGGTCGCCCCGGTCAACCGCCCGATCCAATTCAAGATCACGGCGTCGACGATGATGAACTCCTTCTTCATTCCGGCACTGGCAGGCCAGGTGTATGCGATGGCCGGCATGGAAACCCAGCTGCACGCGGTGATCAACACCGCTGGCGTGTACGAAGGCTTTTCCGCCAACTACAGCGGCGCGGGCTTCTCGGACATGCGCTTCAAGTTCTACGGCATGAACACCGCCGATTTCAACAACTGGGTCCAACAAACGCGTGAAGGCGGCGGCGACCTGACGCGCGAGGTCTACCTGAAGCTGGCACAGCCCAGCGAAAAAGACCCCGTGCGGCGCTACGCCAAGGTGGATGCGGACCTCTTCGACGCCATCCTGAACCGCTGCGTCGAGTCGAACCGCATGTGCCTGAAGGACATGATGGCCATCGACGAGAAGGGCGGCCTGGGCAAGTCCGGCACGTATAACGTCGCCACCGATGCTTCGACCCGCGTCCGTCTCGGCCTGGCCGGGACGCCCGCCCGCAATTACGTCGGCGCCGTCTGCACGCCCGCCAACCCCACGGGGTCGGGCGTCCTGGACGACCGCGTACCGCTTTGA
- the cyoB gene encoding cytochrome o ubiquinol oxidase subunit I: protein MFENLDLHKLLLGRLSLEAIPYHEPILVMTFIFVAIGGLALLGALTYYRVWGYLWRDWFTSIDHKKIGVMYIVLAIIMLLRGFSDAIMMRLQQAIAFGDSAGYLPPHHYDQIFTAHGVIMIFFVAMPLVTGLMNYVVPLQIGARDVAFPFLNNFSFWMTVGGAALTMTSLFVGEFARTGWLAYPPLSGILQSPDVGVDYYIWGLQVAGLGTLLSGINLLVTIVKMRAPGMGMMKMPIFTWTSLCTNVLIVAAFPILTAVLALLTLDRYVGTNFFTNDFGGNPMMYVNLIWIWGHPEVYILILPAFGVFSEVVSTYSGKRLFGYASMVYATVVITVLSYLVWLHHFFTMGSGASVNSFFGITTMIISIPTGAKIFNWLFTMYRGRIRFDVPMLWTVGFMVTFVIGGMTGVMLAVPPADFVLHNSLFLIAHFHNVIIGGVVFGMFAGINYWFPKAFGFKLDEFWGKCSFWFWLVGFWVAFMPLYILGLMGVTRRMNHFDDPSLQVWFVIAAFGAVLIAIGIACFLIQIYVSIRRREQLRDVTGDPWNGRTLEWSTSSPPPAYNFAFTPQIHEGDAWWQMKQRGAQRPTEGFIPIHMPKNTAAGIILAGLCTLFGFGMIWQMWLLVIVSFVAVLAVAIGHSFNYKRDYYIPADEVVRVEAERTRLLANHV from the coding sequence ATGTTTGAGAACCTAGACCTGCACAAACTCCTACTTGGCCGCCTATCGCTAGAGGCCATTCCCTACCACGAACCCATCCTGGTGATGACGTTCATCTTCGTTGCCATCGGCGGCCTCGCGCTGCTGGGCGCGTTGACGTACTACCGCGTCTGGGGCTATCTGTGGCGCGATTGGTTCACCAGCATCGACCACAAGAAGATCGGCGTCATGTATATCGTGCTGGCGATCATCATGCTGCTGCGCGGCTTCTCCGACGCGATCATGATGCGGCTGCAGCAGGCCATCGCCTTCGGCGACTCGGCCGGCTACCTGCCGCCGCATCACTATGACCAGATCTTCACCGCGCACGGCGTCATCATGATCTTCTTCGTGGCCATGCCTTTGGTCACGGGGCTGATGAACTACGTCGTGCCGCTGCAGATCGGCGCGCGCGACGTCGCGTTTCCCTTCCTGAACAACTTCAGCTTCTGGATGACCGTGGGCGGCGCCGCGTTGACGATGACCTCGCTGTTCGTCGGCGAGTTCGCGCGCACGGGCTGGCTGGCGTATCCGCCGCTGTCGGGCATCCTGCAGAGTCCGGACGTGGGGGTGGATTACTACATCTGGGGATTGCAGGTCGCGGGCCTGGGGACATTGCTATCAGGGATCAACCTGCTGGTCACCATCGTGAAGATGCGCGCGCCCGGCATGGGCATGATGAAGATGCCCATCTTCACCTGGACCTCGCTGTGCACCAACGTGCTCATCGTCGCGGCCTTCCCCATCCTGACCGCGGTGCTGGCCCTGTTGACGCTGGACCGCTACGTCGGCACGAACTTCTTCACGAACGACTTCGGCGGCAACCCGATGATGTACGTGAACCTGATCTGGATCTGGGGCCACCCCGAGGTGTACATCCTGATCCTGCCGGCGTTTGGTGTGTTCTCGGAAGTCGTGTCCACCTATAGCGGCAAGCGCCTGTTCGGCTATGCCTCCATGGTGTACGCCACCGTCGTGATCACCGTGCTGTCCTACCTGGTGTGGCTGCATCACTTCTTCACCATGGGTTCGGGGGCGAGCGTGAACTCGTTCTTCGGCATCACCACCATGATCATCTCCATCCCGACCGGGGCGAAGATCTTCAACTGGCTGTTCACCATGTACCGCGGGCGCATCCGTTTCGACGTGCCGATGCTGTGGACGGTGGGCTTCATGGTGACCTTCGTGATCGGCGGCATGACCGGCGTGATGCTGGCCGTCCCGCCCGCCGACTTCGTGCTGCACAACAGCCTGTTCCTGATCGCCCACTTCCACAACGTGATCATCGGCGGCGTGGTGTTCGGCATGTTCGCCGGCATCAACTACTGGTTCCCCAAGGCCTTCGGCTTCAAGCTGGACGAGTTCTGGGGCAAGTGCTCGTTCTGGTTCTGGCTGGTGGGCTTCTGGGTCGCCTTCATGCCGCTGTACATCCTGGGCCTGATGGGCGTGACGCGCCGCATGAACCACTTCGACGATCCGTCGCTGCAGGTGTGGTTCGTCATCGCGGCCTTCGGCGCCGTGCTGATCGCCATCGGCATTGCCTGCTTCCTGATCCAGATCTACGTCAGCATCCGCCGCCGCGAACAGCTGCGCGACGTCACCGGCGACCCCTGGAACGGCCGCACGCTGGAATGGTCGACGTCGTCGCCGCCGCCCGCCTACAACTTCGCTTTCACCCCGCAGATCCATGAAGGCGACGCCTGGTGGCAAATGAAGCAGCGCGGCGCACAGCGCCCGACGGAAGGGTTCATCCCCATCCACATGCCGAAGAACACCGCGGCGGGCATCATCCTGGCCGGCCTGTGCACCCTGTTCGGGTTCGGCATGATCTGGCAAATGTGGCTGCTGGTGATCGTATCGTTCGTCGCCGTCCTGGCGGTGGCGATCGGCCACAGCTTCAACTACAAGCGTGATTACTACATTCCTGCGGACGAAGTCGTTCGCGTCGAAGCCGAGCGTACCCGTCTGCTAGCAAACCATGTCTAA
- the cyoC gene encoding cytochrome o ubiquinol oxidase subunit III → MSKTTVLTQPGGAASPEALSFYLTEEHHPKNGTLLGFWVYLMSDCLIFASLFAIYGVLGRSYAAGPSGADLFDLPLVALNTSMLLLSSITYGFAMLEMNRNRVGATQFWLLITGLFGAAFIGLELFEFAHLIHEGNGPGRSAFLSSFFTLVGTHGLHVTSGIIWLITLMVQVGRFGLTAANKRRLMCLSMFWHFLDVVWIGVFTFVYLMGVLP, encoded by the coding sequence ATGTCTAAAACCACCGTCCTTACGCAACCCGGCGGCGCGGCGTCGCCGGAGGCCCTCAGTTTCTACCTGACCGAGGAGCACCACCCGAAGAACGGCACGCTGCTGGGCTTCTGGGTCTACCTGATGAGCGATTGCCTCATCTTTGCCAGCCTGTTCGCGATTTACGGCGTGCTGGGCCGCAGCTATGCGGCCGGCCCGTCGGGCGCCGACCTGTTCGACCTGCCGCTGGTCGCGCTGAACACCTCCATGCTGCTGTTGTCGTCCATTACCTATGGCTTCGCCATGCTGGAGATGAACCGCAACCGCGTGGGCGCCACGCAGTTCTGGCTGCTGATCACCGGGCTGTTCGGCGCGGCGTTCATCGGACTGGAACTGTTCGAATTCGCGCACCTGATCCACGAAGGCAACGGGCCCGGCCGCAGCGCCTTCCTGTCGTCCTTCTTTACCCTGGTGGGCACGCACGGCCTGCACGTCACCAGCGGCATCATCTGGCTGATCACCCTGATGGTCCAGGTCGGCCGCTTCGGCTTGACCGCGGCCAACAAGCGCCGCCTGATGTGCCTGTCGATGTTCTGGCACTTCCTGGACGTCGTCTGGATCGGCGTGTTCACCTTTGTCTACTTGATGGGAGTGCTGCCATGA
- the cyoD gene encoding cytochrome o ubiquinol oxidase subunit IV, whose translation MSTHDATLAHGDHDHGHDHHDDHGDGAAHGTFKGYMTGFILSVILTAIPFWVVMNKVFAQSSTTAMVVLGLAAVQIVVHMIYFLHMNTRSEGGWTMLALIFTVVIVVITLAGSLWVMYHLNVNMMPSMTDMKNMP comes from the coding sequence ATGAGCACGCATGACGCTACGCTGGCCCATGGCGATCACGACCATGGCCACGATCATCACGACGACCACGGCGACGGCGCCGCGCACGGCACCTTCAAGGGGTACATGACGGGCTTCATCCTGTCGGTGATCCTGACGGCGATTCCGTTCTGGGTTGTCATGAACAAGGTGTTCGCCCAGTCCAGCACGACCGCCATGGTCGTCCTGGGCCTGGCGGCGGTGCAGATCGTGGTGCACATGATCTACTTCCTGCACATGAATACCCGTTCCGAAGGCGGCTGGACCATGCTGGCGCTGATCTTCACCGTGGTGATCGTCGTCATCACGCTGGCCGGATCGCTCTGGGTCATGTATCACCTGAACGTGAACATGATGCCGTCCATGACCGACATGAAGAACATGCCCTGA
- a CDS encoding SURF1 family protein, which produces MALSNGAPSRNSGSTRSTQRRGPSTARPDAETVIRRRPAALVCMAVVAVLLFAGFCALGTWQVHRRAWKLDLIARVEQRVHAPAAPAPDRARWPAISADADEYRHVFLTGRYEYGKEALAQATTELGSGYWVITPLRRDDGSTVLVNRGFVPGDQRNRIDHPDNGEVTVTGLLRMTEPGGGFLRHNDPAADRWYSRDVRAIAAARGLSDTAPYFVDAAAAPGAAPDAWPRAGMTVIAFHNSHLVYAITWYALALMVAGAAVYVIRDERHQRQPRAPRHP; this is translated from the coding sequence ATGGCGCTGTCCAACGGGGCCCCCTCGCGCAATAGCGGATCCACCCGATCCACGCAGCGCCGGGGTCCATCCACCGCCCGGCCGGATGCCGAAACCGTCATCCGGCGCCGCCCTGCAGCCCTTGTCTGCATGGCGGTCGTGGCGGTGTTGCTTTTTGCGGGCTTCTGCGCGCTGGGGACCTGGCAGGTACATCGGCGCGCATGGAAGCTGGATCTGATCGCGCGGGTGGAGCAGCGGGTCCATGCGCCCGCGGCGCCCGCGCCGGACCGGGCACGCTGGCCGGCCATCAGCGCCGACGCCGACGAATACCGCCATGTTTTCCTGACGGGACGCTACGAATACGGCAAGGAAGCCCTGGCCCAGGCCACCACGGAGCTGGGCAGCGGCTATTGGGTGATCACGCCGCTGCGGCGCGATGACGGCAGCACGGTGCTGGTCAATCGTGGTTTCGTGCCGGGCGACCAGCGTAACCGCATCGACCACCCCGACAACGGCGAAGTGACCGTCACCGGCCTGCTGCGCATGACAGAACCGGGTGGCGGTTTCCTCCGGCACAACGATCCCGCCGCGGATCGCTGGTACTCGCGCGACGTGCGGGCCATCGCGGCAGCGCGCGGCCTGTCCGACACGGCGCCCTATTTCGTCGACGCGGCGGCCGCGCCGGGCGCGGCACCCGATGCGTGGCCCAGGGCCGGCATGACGGTCATCGCCTTTCACAACAGCCACCTGGTCTACGCGATCACGTGGTATGCCCTGGCCTTGATGGTGGCCGGCGCGGCCGTGTACGTCATCCGCGACGAACGCCACCAGCGGCAGCCTCGGGCGCCGCGCCACCCATGA
- a CDS encoding ATP-binding protein: MNADHTPDTPAGRMADRPVASAPGAGSPPPRPRGRGRHDTTGHKNMQQLITLRWIAVLGQIATIYVVVMGFGVLLPLNYMVPVLGGLIAFNIVGMLRLRLAPEVSNTELLVAMLVDLVALTAQLYLSGGATNPFVFLYLVQVTLGAVLLKPWSTWTLVIVTTLCFMLLAAAGRPLTLPLDHGNGLASLYVQGMLICFALNASLLVVFITRINGNLRARDAHLADLRQRAAEEEHIVRMGLLASGAAHELGTPLATMAVILGDWRYMRPFKDDPQLLQEIGDMQAAVARCKSIVGGILLSAGEARGEAPAETTVHTFLDDLVAEWRATRGFDEQLRYDNDFGPDLRIVSDSALKQMICNVLDNALEAARRGIVLRVRRETDALVLEITDDGSGFAESMLAHFGKPYQSSKGRPGGGLGLFLVVNVARTLGGTVSAENLPQGGARVTLRLPLSAITLEEDDDATAAP; the protein is encoded by the coding sequence ATGAACGCGGACCACACCCCCGACACGCCGGCGGGACGGATGGCCGACCGGCCCGTTGCCTCCGCGCCGGGGGCCGGTTCCCCCCCACCGCGCCCACGCGGACGCGGCAGGCACGACACCACCGGCCACAAGAACATGCAGCAGCTGATCACGCTGCGCTGGATCGCCGTGCTAGGGCAGATCGCCACCATCTACGTGGTGGTGATGGGATTCGGCGTGCTGCTGCCGCTGAACTACATGGTGCCCGTGCTGGGCGGGCTCATCGCCTTCAATATCGTCGGCATGCTGCGCCTGCGCCTGGCGCCGGAAGTCAGCAATACCGAGCTGCTGGTGGCGATGCTGGTGGATCTGGTGGCGCTGACGGCACAGCTCTACCTGAGCGGCGGTGCCACCAATCCCTTCGTCTTCCTGTACCTGGTGCAGGTGACTCTGGGCGCAGTGCTGCTCAAGCCGTGGAGCACCTGGACGCTGGTCATCGTCACCACCTTGTGCTTCATGCTGCTCGCGGCCGCCGGGCGGCCGCTGACCCTGCCGCTGGATCACGGCAACGGCCTGGCAAGCCTGTACGTGCAGGGCATGCTGATCTGCTTCGCCTTGAATGCATCGCTGCTGGTGGTGTTCATTACCCGCATCAACGGCAATCTGCGCGCACGCGATGCCCACCTGGCCGACCTGCGCCAGCGCGCCGCCGAGGAAGAACATATCGTGCGCATGGGGCTGCTGGCCTCCGGCGCCGCGCACGAGCTGGGCACGCCGCTGGCGACCATGGCGGTCATCCTGGGAGACTGGCGCTACATGAGACCCTTCAAGGACGACCCGCAGCTGCTGCAGGAAATCGGCGATATGCAGGCGGCCGTTGCCCGCTGCAAGTCGATCGTGGGTGGCATTCTGCTGTCGGCCGGCGAAGCGCGTGGGGAGGCGCCCGCCGAAACCACCGTGCATACCTTCCTGGACGACCTGGTCGCGGAGTGGCGCGCGACGCGCGGTTTCGACGAGCAGCTGCGCTACGACAATGACTTCGGACCGGATCTGCGCATCGTTTCGGATTCGGCGCTCAAGCAGATGATCTGCAACGTGCTCGACAATGCGCTGGAAGCCGCGCGCCGCGGCATCGTGCTGCGCGTGCGCCGCGAGACCGATGCGCTGGTGCTTGAAATCACCGACGACGGGTCCGGCTTCGCCGAGTCCATGCTGGCCCACTTCGGCAAGCCATACCAGTCCAGCAAGGGCCGTCCCGGCGGGGGCTTGGGCCTGTTCCTGGTCGTGAACGTCGCGCGCACGCTGGGGGGCACGGTGTCGGCCGAGAATCTGCCCCAAGGCGGTGCCCGCGTCACGCTGCGCCTGCCGCTATCGGCCATCACGCTGGAGGAAGACGATGACGCTACCGCCGCCCCCTGA
- a CDS encoding response regulator transcription factor, protein MTLPPPPEDRLLLIVEDDETFARTLGRSFERRGYRVLHATGLEALQALLPEHKPGYAVVDLKLKGEASGLACVQALHAHHPETVIVVLTGYASIATAVEAIKLGARHYLAKPSNTDDIEHAFGRDSGDIETELSDRPTSIKTLEWERIHETLAETGFNISETARRLGMHRRTLARKLEKQRVK, encoded by the coding sequence ATGACGCTACCGCCGCCCCCTGAGGATCGCCTGCTGCTCATCGTCGAGGACGACGAAACCTTCGCCCGCACGCTGGGCCGTTCCTTCGAGCGACGCGGCTACCGGGTGCTGCACGCGACGGGGCTGGAAGCGCTGCAGGCGCTGCTGCCGGAGCACAAGCCGGGCTATGCGGTGGTCGACCTGAAACTCAAGGGCGAGGCATCGGGCCTGGCATGCGTGCAGGCCCTGCATGCACACCATCCCGAAACCGTCATCGTCGTCCTGACCGGCTACGCCAGCATCGCCACGGCGGTGGAGGCCATCAAGCTGGGCGCGCGGCACTACCTGGCCAAGCCGTCCAACACCGACGATATCGAGCACGCATTCGGACGGGACAGCGGCGATATCGAAACAGAGCTCAGCGACCGCCCCACCTCCATCAAGACGCTGGAATGGGAACGTATCCACGAAACGCTGGCCGAGACGGGGTTCAATATTTCCGAGACGGCCCGGCGCCTGGGCATGCACCGGCGCACCCTGGCTCGCAAGCTGGAAAAACAGCGCGTGAAATAG
- a CDS encoding AraC family transcriptional regulator, whose amino-acid sequence MGLNEIPDSSLHPAPAMDEADVLFDAPRRELVCRLTRLTGSLEGSMATAVPGLYLHRITCPGGPHHALQLPIFGVIAQGSKRLLVGDQVYDYDPLHYMVSSVDLPVSGKVAVGSPTEPYLGLRLDLDVEAIGALMRDVDPPPSVQNEAPRGLYVNRLGDTLLDGVLRLLRLLEVPEDIPVLAPMVKREIFYRLLMNGQGAVLRQLVQKDSHTQRIARAIRLLREHYVRPLRVEDLARQAHMSASSFHHHFKAVTAMSPLQFQKQLRLQEARRLMFTSDVDVAVVAHQVGYESPSQFSREYSRLFGSAPLRDKRRWMRDGMAGQQVRH is encoded by the coding sequence ATGGGCTTGAACGAGATTCCCGATTCCTCTTTGCATCCCGCTCCCGCGATGGACGAGGCCGATGTCCTGTTCGACGCGCCGCGGCGCGAACTGGTGTGCCGCCTCACCCGTTTGACGGGCTCGCTGGAAGGCTCGATGGCGACCGCCGTGCCGGGCCTGTATCTGCATCGCATCACCTGCCCCGGCGGTCCGCATCATGCCTTGCAGCTGCCGATCTTCGGGGTCATCGCGCAGGGGTCCAAGCGGCTGCTGGTGGGCGACCAGGTGTACGACTACGACCCGCTCCACTACATGGTGTCTTCGGTGGACTTGCCCGTCAGTGGCAAAGTCGCGGTCGGCAGCCCCACCGAACCCTACCTTGGCCTGCGCCTGGACCTGGACGTGGAAGCCATCGGCGCGCTGATGCGCGACGTGGATCCCCCGCCTTCGGTCCAGAACGAGGCGCCGCGGGGCCTGTATGTGAATCGACTGGGCGATACCTTGCTGGACGGCGTGCTGCGGCTGCTGCGGCTGCTGGAAGTACCCGAGGATATTCCCGTGCTGGCGCCCATGGTCAAGCGGGAAATCTTCTACCGGCTGCTGATGAACGGGCAGGGTGCCGTATTGCGTCAATTGGTGCAGAAGGACAGCCATACGCAGCGCATCGCCCGCGCCATCCGCCTGCTGCGTGAACACTATGTGCGTCCGCTGCGGGTCGAGGACCTGGCACGCCAGGCGCACATGAGCGCCTCGTCCTTTCATCACCATTTCAAGGCGGTCACCGCCATGAGCCCGCTGCAATTCCAGAAGCAGCTGCGCCTGCAGGAAGCACGGCGCCTGATGTTCACCAGCGATGTCGATGTCGCGGTGGTGGCGCATCAGGTTGGTTACGAAAGTCCGTCGCAGTTCAGCCGCGAATACAGCCGGCTGTTCGGCTCCGCGCCCTTGCGCGACAAGCGGCGCTGGATGCGGGACGGGATGGCCGGCCAGCAGGTGCGCCACTAG